A section of the Brassica napus cultivar Da-Ae unplaced genomic scaffold, Da-Ae ScsIHWf_314;HRSCAF=505, whole genome shotgun sequence genome encodes:
- the LOC125603317 gene encoding protein TIC 214-like, whose amino-acid sequence MEEIGVNGKDKINKDDEFHVRTYYNYKTVSENRDGNKENSNLEFFKIKKKEDRFLWFEKPFVTLVFDYKRWNRPNRYIKNDKIENTVRNEMSQYFFYTCQSDGKERISFTYPPNLSTFFEMIQKKIPSFTTEKKTSDQVYTCWSLVNEEKKENLKNEFLNRIEALDKKGSIENILEKTTRFCHNETQKEYLPKIYDPFLHGISRGRIKKLSPFQIITKTYKKKNIRGSWINKIHAILLKINSQKFEQTIEKFKRKSLSIEKKLYFFSEPQEEKIQSEEEIKIFKILFDVVIIYNNDQTLIKNFIDFHEINKQVPQWSYKLTSELEELEAETEENIPTEPGIRSRKAKRVVVFTDLKEPHNEIYTNLKDNQNSDQTDEMALIRYSQQSDFRREIIKGSMRSQRRKTVIWEFLQAKAHSPLFFDRIDKFFFFSFDIWGLKKKFLEISCGKKKFFLIKTKKNNQKKKNKDV is encoded by the coding sequence ATGGAAGAAATCGGAGTGAATGGAAAAGACAAAATTAATAAGGATGATGAATTCCACGTTCGAACATACTATAACTATAAAACAGTTTCTGAAAATCGAGatggaaataaagaaaattctaatttagaatttttcaaaataaaaaaaaaagaggatcgtTTTTTATGGTTTGAAAAACCTTTTGTAACTCTAGTTTTCGATTATAAAAGATGGAATAGACCAAatcgatatataaaaaatgataaaattgaaaatactgtaagAAATGAAAtgtcacaatattttttttatacatgcCAAAGTGATGGAAAAGAACGAATATCTTTTACATATCCCCCCAACCTTTCAACTTTTTTTGAAATGATACAAAAAAAGATCCCTTCATttacaacagaaaaaaaaacctcGGATCAAGTTTATACTTGTTGGAGTTTGGTcaatgaagaaaaaaaggaaaatttaaaaaacgaatttttaaatagaattgaAGCTTTAGATAAAAAAGGGTCTATTGAAAATATACTGGAAAAAACAACTCGATTTTGTCATAACGAAACTCAAAAAGAATATTTACCTAAAATTTATGATCCATTTTTACATGGGATTTCGCGCGgaagaatcaaaaaattatcTCCGTTCCAAATCATAACCAAaacctataaaaaaaagaatataagagGATCTTGGATAAACAAAATTCATGCTATACTTCTGAAgattaattctcaaaaatttgagcaaacaatagaaaaatttaaaagaaagtcTTTATCAATAgagaaaaaactttattttttttccgaaccccaagaagaaaaaattcagtcagaagaagaaataaaaattttcaaaattttatttgatgtcgttataatttataataatgatcaaactcttataaaaaattttattgatttccATGAAATCAATAAACAAGTTCCTCAATGGTCATACAAATTAACAAGTGAATTGGAAGAATTGGAAGCTGAAACTGAAGAAAATATACCAACCGAACCTGGAATTCGTTCAAGAAAAGCAAAACGTGTAGTGGTTTTTACTGATTTAAAAGAACCGCATAACGAGATTTATACTAATCTCAAAGATAATCAAAATTCTGATCAAACAGATGAAATGGCTTTGATCCGTTATTCACAACAATCTGATTTTCGTCGAGAGATAATTAAAGGATCCATGCGTTCCCAAAGGCGTAAAACTGTTATTTGGGAATTTTTGCAAGCAAAAGCACATTCGCCCCTTTTTTTTGATAGaatagataaatttttttttttttcgtttgatatatgggggctaaaaaaaaaattcttagaaatttcatgtggaaaaaaaaaattttttttgataaaaacgaagaagaacaatcaaaaaaagaagaacaaagacgTATAG
- the LOC125603318 gene encoding protein TIC 214-like: protein MSTGLENFLISCFLEKYNIRSIGEILHRKYLDWRILNFWFRKKVNIELDTRSKKKYIKTKVKNYKRIYKITKTSLANQKINFFDWMGMNEEILNPRITNFDFFFFPEFFLFSSTYKMKPWVIPIKSLLFNFNETKNVNKQITLKKKGFIPSNEKKFLRFFNLNKEENESAGQEEFESDKETKINTESALSKQEKNIEENYTESKIKKRKNKKKPKSNTEAELDLFLKRYSRFQLRWNCFFNQKILNNVKAYCLLVRLKNPTEITISCIERGEMSLDILMIEKNFTFSKLMKKGILIVEPVRLSVKNDGQLIIYRTIGISLVHKNKQKISKRSKKKSYIYKKKSLNFFVPETILSPKRRKEFRILICFNLKKKNARDRNSKFDTNIQNLTTVLNKKKDLDKDKKNLIKLKSFLWPNFRLEDLACMNRYWFNTTNGNHFSMIRIHMYTRFQMH, encoded by the coding sequence ATGTCTACAGGCCTAGAAAATTTTTTAATCTCTTGTTttctagaaaaatataatattcgcAGTATAGGGGAAATTTTGCATAGAAAATATTTGGATTGGAGAATTCTCAACTTTTGgtttagaaaaaaagtaaatattgagCTTGATACTaggagtaaaaaaaaatatattaaaactaaagttaagaattataaaagaatttataaaataactaagaCGAGTCTTGccaatcaaaaaataaatttttttgattggATGGGAATGAATGAAGAAATACTAAATCCTCGTATAAcaaattttgacttttttttctttccagaatttttcttattttctagtACATATAAAATGAAACCGTGGGTCATACCAATTAAATCActtcttttcaattttaatgaaacaaaaaatgtgAATAAACAGATCACCCTAAAGAAAAAAGGTTTTATAccatcaaacgaaaaaaaattccttcggttttttaatctaaataaagaagaaaacgaaTCAGCAGGTCAAGAAGAGTTTGAATcagataaagaaacaaaaataaatacggAATCAGCTCTATcaaagcaagaaaaaaatattgaagaaaatTATACAGAATCGAAGataaaaaaacgtaaaaataaaaaaaaaccaaaaagcaATACCGAAGCGGAACTTGACTTATTTCTCAAAAGGTATTCGCGTTTTCAATTGCGAtggaattgtttttttaatcaaaaaatcctCAATAATGTAAAAGCATACTGTCTCTTGGTTAGACTAAAAAATCCAACCGAGATAACGATATCTTGTATTGAAAGAGGAGAGATGAGCTTAGATATTCTAATGATTGAGAAGAatttcactttttcaaaattaatgaaaaaaggaATATTGATTGTTGAACCTGTTCGTTTGTCTGTAAAAAACGACGGCcaacttattatatatagaaCCATCGGGATTTCATTGgttcataaaaataaacaaaaaataagtaaaagatcaaaaaaaaaaagctatatttataaaaaaaaaagtttaaatttctttGTCCCTGAAACTATTCTATCCCCTAAACGACGTAAAGAATTTCGAATTCTAAtttgtttcaatttaaaaaaaaaaaatgcaagggatagaaattcaaaatttgatacaaatatTCAAAACTTGACCACAgttttgaataaaaagaaagatcttgataaggataaaaaaaacctaattaaattaaaatcctTTCTTTGGCCCAATTTTCGATTAGAAGATTTAGCTTGTATGAATCGCTATTGGTTTAATACGACTAATGGAAATCATTTCAGTATGATAAGAATACACATGTATACGCGATTTCAAATGCATTAA
- the LOC125603319 gene encoding NAD(P)H-quinone oxidoreductase subunit 1, chloroplastic isoform X1 yields MIIYATEVQTINSFLRLESLKEVYGLIWIFVPIFSLVLGIITGVLVIVWLEREISAGIQQRIGPEYAGPLGILQALADGTKLLFKEDLRPSRGNTPLFSIGPSIAVISILLSYSVIPFSNHLVLADLNIGIFLWIAISSVAPIGLLMSGYGSNNKYSFLGGLRAAAQAISYEIPLTLCVLSISLLSNSLSTVDIVEAQSKYGFWGWNLWRQPIGFIIFLISSLAECERLPFDLPEAEEELIAGYQTEYSGIKFGLFYVASYLNLLISSLFVTVLYLGGWNISIPYISMLELFEKDQIFGTTIGIFITLAKTYLFLFISIATRWTLPRLRMDQLLNLGWKFLLPISLGNLLLTTSFQLFSL; encoded by the exons atgataatttatgCAACAGAAGTACAAACAATAAATTCTTTTCTTAGATTGGAATCTTTAAAAGAGGTCTATGGACTCATATGGATATTTGTCCCTATATTTTCTCTTGTATTGGGAATCATAACTGGTGTACTAGTAATTGTGTGGTTAGAAAGAGAAATATCTGCAGGGATACAACAACGTATTGGACCTGAATACGCCGGCCCGTTAGGAATTCTTCAAGCTTTAGCCGACGGGACAAAACTACTTTTCAAAGAAGATCTTCGTCCATCTAGAGGAAATACTCCTTTATTTAGTATTGGACCATCTATAGCAGTTATCTCTATTTTACTAAGTTATTCAGTAATTCCTTTTAGCAATCACCTTGTTTTAGCGGATCTCAATATCGGTATTTTTTTATGGATTGCCATCTCAAGTGTTGCTCCGATCGGACTTCTTATGTCAGGATATGgatcaaataataaatattcttttttaggtGGTCTGCGAGCTGCTGCTCAAGCGATTAGTTATGAAATACCATTAACTCTATGTGTTTTATCAATATCTCTAC TATCTAACAGTTTAAGTACAGTTGATATAGTTGAGGCACAATCAAAATATGGTTTTTGGGGATGGAATTTGTGGCGTCAACCTATAggttttatcatttttctaatttcttCCCTAGCAGAATGCGAGAGGTTACCTTTTGATTTACCAGAAGCGGAAGAAGAATTAATAGCAGGTTATCAAACTGAATATTCCGGTATcaaatttggtttattttatgttGCTTCTTatctaaatctattaatttccTCATTATTTGTAACAGTTCTATACTTAGGCGGTTGGAATATTTCTATTCCGTATATATCTATGCTGGAGCTATTTGAAAAGGATCAAATTTTTGGAACAACAATTGGTATCTTTATTACATTAGCTAAAACTTATTTGTTCTTGTTCATTTCTATCGCAACCAGATGGACTTTACCTAGGCTAAGAATGGATCAACTATTAAATCTTGGATGGAAATTTCTTTTACCGATTTCCCTTGGTAATCTATTATTAACAACTTCTTTCCAACTCTTTTCACTCTAA
- the LOC125603319 gene encoding NAD(P)H-quinone oxidoreductase subunit 1, chloroplastic isoform X2 — MIIYATEVQTINSFLRLESLKEVYGLIWIFVPIFSLVLGIITGVLVIVWLEREISAGIQQRIGPEYAGPLGILQALADGTKLLFKEDLRPSRGNTPLFSIGPSIAVISILLSYSVIPFSNHLVLADLNIGIFLWIAISSVAPIGLLMSGYGSNNKYSFLGGLRAAAQAISYEIPLTLCVLSISLRAIR; from the coding sequence atgataatttatgCAACAGAAGTACAAACAATAAATTCTTTTCTTAGATTGGAATCTTTAAAAGAGGTCTATGGACTCATATGGATATTTGTCCCTATATTTTCTCTTGTATTGGGAATCATAACTGGTGTACTAGTAATTGTGTGGTTAGAAAGAGAAATATCTGCAGGGATACAACAACGTATTGGACCTGAATACGCCGGCCCGTTAGGAATTCTTCAAGCTTTAGCCGACGGGACAAAACTACTTTTCAAAGAAGATCTTCGTCCATCTAGAGGAAATACTCCTTTATTTAGTATTGGACCATCTATAGCAGTTATCTCTATTTTACTAAGTTATTCAGTAATTCCTTTTAGCAATCACCTTGTTTTAGCGGATCTCAATATCGGTATTTTTTTATGGATTGCCATCTCAAGTGTTGCTCCGATCGGACTTCTTATGTCAGGATATGgatcaaataataaatattcttttttaggtGGTCTGCGAGCTGCTGCTCAAGCGATTAGTTATGAAATACCATTAACTCTATGTGTTTTATCAATATCTCTACGTGCGATTCGTTGA